The following coding sequences lie in one Rutidosis leptorrhynchoides isolate AG116_Rl617_1_P2 chromosome 4, CSIRO_AGI_Rlap_v1, whole genome shotgun sequence genomic window:
- the LOC139843713 gene encoding uncharacterized protein, with the protein MHQPKVYTSVDRDHRTVKMLPRSNSVILQDKTTRSIDTGRRNDDVTNSKKITRSNLVDQLREYQIRSKHDWASVSFFSSTSNLPSSRVDVVVFVVWELAILAFFVFSAVSLYFRHLRLGFILAGITLLLLLSMKVTKRIKLAQKKKRRMLLPLSM; encoded by the exons ATGCACCAGCCAAAGGTATATACATCTGTAGATAGAGATCACAGAACCGTTAAAATGCTACCTAGATCAAATTCCGTCATTTTACAAGACAAAACTACTAGATCTATAGATACAGGTAGAAGAAACGATGACGTCACCAATTCAAAAAAAATAACGCGATCCAATCTGGTTGATCAGCTCAGAGAGTATCAAATTCGATCCAAACATGATTGGGCTTCCGTATCCTTCTTCTCATCTACATCCAATTTACCGTCTTCCAG GGTGGACGTAGTGGTGTTTGTAGTATGGGAACTTGCAATTCTAGCTTTTTTCGTTTTCTCGGCGGTTTCATTGTATTTCAGGCATCTGAGACTTGGATTTATTTTAGCAGGCATcactttattacttttattatctaTGAAGGTAACAAAGCGAATAAAACTTGCTCAGAAAAAGAAACGAAGGATGCTTCTTCCTTTATCAATGTAG
- the LOC139840621 gene encoding alkane hydroxylase MAH1-like: MALFEHTAIFSLLLILMTFLMFIINMNQNRRSVILINWPIIGMVPGLVLNTHRIHDYMTEILTQTDGTFMFKGPWFANMDMLITTNPLDVRHVLFKNFNNYPKGDKFRNIFDIFGDGILTSEGPLWDIQRKITTCLFKHANYQSLLETVIWDKLENGLLPILESISNNAKEIDLQELFDRFTFDNTCKLLLDHDPESLSLDLPYVSCQKAPHDVGETIFHRHYTPQIIWKLKQLLRWSDEKNFKDAWKTLDDFIYKCLIQKQNDCNKTNDEEHEEGKTSLLTTFMIDIKDQCGDFGEPTKILRDMILSLMLAGKDTISSALSWFFYLLAKNPIVEEKILEEICIHLEVNVGERWSAKDGGEMVYLNGALNESLRLFPPIPLNHKSPLQPEILPSGHKVDRNMQIFLCFYSMGRMKSIWGEDCMEFKPERWISSTGRIKHEPSYKFTTFNAGPRSCLGKDMSLSQMKIVTSTIIYRYHIELVEGSCLVPADSIVLKMKHGLKVRLTKRSQLRGQLNVQRTI; encoded by the coding sequence ATGGCTTTGTTTGAACACACTGCCATTTTCTCTTTACTTCTCATTTTAATGACATTTTTAATGTTTATCATAAACATGAATCAAAACAGACGATCAGTTATCCTTATCAACTGGCCAATTATTGGTATGGTGCCGGGACTTGTTTTAAACACCCACCGAATACATGATTACATGACTGAGATTCTCACACAGACAGACGGTACATTCATGTTTAAAGGCCCGTGGTTCGCCAACATGGACATGCTCATAACTACTAATCCTTTAGACGTCCGACACGTTCTCTTCAAAAACTTCAACAACTACCCGAAAGGTGATAAGTTTCGTAACATCTTCGATATCTTTGGAGACGGCATCCTTACTTCTGAAGGTCCGCTATGGGATATTCAGCGCAAAATCACCACATGCTTGTTTAAACATGCTAACTATCAAAGTTTACTAGAAACAGTTATATGGGACAAGTTGGAGAATGGGCTTCTACCTATACTTGAATCCATTTCTAATAACGCAAAGGAGATCGATTTACAGGAACTGTTTGATCGGTTCACTTTCGACAATACATGTAAACTACTTTTGGATCATGACCCCGAAAGCTTGTCACTAGATCTACCTTACGTCTCATGTCAAAAGGCACCGCACGATGTTGGAGAAACGATATTTCATAGGCATTATACGCCTCAGATCATATGGAAATTAAAACAGTTACTTAGATGGAGCGATGAGAAGAACTTTAAAGACGCGTGGAAAACACTTGATGATTTCATATACAAATGCTTAATTCAAAAACAAAACGATTGCAATAAGACAAacgatgaagaacacgaagaaggAAAAACATCGTTACTAACCACTTTCATGATAGATATAAAAGATCAGTGTGGCGATTTTGGTGAACCGACCAAAATTTTAAGGGATATGATATTAAGTCTTATGCTCGCAGGTAAAGATACAATTAGTAGCGCTTTATCTTGGTTCTTTTATCTCCTTGCGAAGAACCCAATCGTAGAAGAAAAGATTCTTGAAGAGATTTGTATTCATCTTGAGGTGAACGTAGGCGAGAGATGGAGCGCAAAAGACGGGGGTGAAATGGTTTACCTTAACGGAGCGTTAAACGAATCGTTAAGGCTTTTCCCTCCTATTCCGCTAAACCACAAATCTCCGTTACAACCCGAGATTCTTCCAAGTGGCCATAAAGTTGATCGAAACATGCAAATTTTTCTATGTTTTTATTCAATGGGAAGGATGAAATCGATATGGGGTGAAGACTGTATGGAGTTTAAGCCTGAGAGGTGGATTTCGAGTACAGGAAGAATTAAACATGAACCGTCATACAAATTTACGACGTTTAATGCTGGCCCAAGAAGCTGTTTGGGTAAGGACATGTCTTTATCTCAAATGAAGATAGTCACATCTACGATCATTTATCGTTATCACATTGAGCTGGTGGAGGGTAGTTGTTTGGTCCCCGCGGATTCTATCGTGCTAAAGATGAAGCATGGTCTTAAGGTCAGATTAACTAAACGAAGTCAACTCCGAGGTCAACTCAATGTACAACGAACTATTTGA
- the LOC139843392 gene encoding ATP-dependent zinc metalloprotease FTSH, chloroplastic-like produces MASATNVILSSNFFGSNVLISSPTPKTHKSTTNNFIIPQSILNKKSNPLKDLNFQSKATLAALLFSSITTSQALALDTNSPPTQQNPIQPQLIEQNPSKISTLFSQDNVLTAPKPQASSDLPEGSQWRYSEFLNAVKKGKVERVRFSKDGGVLQLTAVDGRRAAVVVPNDPDLIDILAMNGVDISVSEGESGNNLFGFIGNLLFPLLTLGGLYFLFNRAQGGPGGPGGLGGPMDFGRSKSKFQEVPETGVSFADVAGADQAKIELQEVVDFLKNPDKYTALGAKIPKGCLLVGPPGTGKTLLARAVAGEAGVPFFSCAASEFVELFVGVGASRVRDLFEKAKSKAPCIVFIDEIDAVGRQRGAGMGGGNDEREQTINQLLTEMDGFSGNSGVIVLAATNRPDVLDSALLRPGRFDRQVTVDRPDVAGRVKILQVHSRGKSLAKDVDFDKIARRTPGFTGADLQNLMNEAAILAARRELKEISKDEIADALERIIAGPEKKNAVVSEEKKRLVAYHEAGHALVGALMPEYDPVAKISIIPRGQAGGLTFFAPSEERLESGLYSRSYLENQMAVALGGRVAEEVIFGRENVTTGASNDFMQVSRVARQMVERLGFSKKIGQVAIGGGGGNPFLGQQMSSQKDYSMATADIVDAEVRVLVEKAYERATQIITSQIDILHKLAQLLIEKETVDGEEFMSLFIDGKAELYIQ; encoded by the exons ATGGCATCCGCAACCAACGTTATCCTATCTTCAAATTTCTTCGGCTCAAATGTGTTAATCTCTTCCCCAACTCCTAAAACACACAAATCTACAACCAATAATTTCATAATCCCACAATCAATACTAAACAAAAAATCAAACCCCTTAAAAGATTTGAATTTTCAATCAAAAGCTACTTTAGCAGCTCTGTTATTTTCTTCAATTACCACATCGCAAGCACTAGCTTTAGACACTAATTCACCACCAACACAACAAAACCCAATTCAACCTCAATTAATTGAACAAAACCCATCAAAAATATCAACTCTTTTTTCACAAGATAATGTTTTAACTGCCCCTAAACCTCAGGCAAGCTCTGATTTACCTGAGGGCAGTCAATGGAGATACAGTGAGTTTTTGAATGCAGTCAAAAAAGGTAAAGTTGAAAGGGTGAGGTTTAGTAAAGATGGTGGTGTCTTGCAGCTCACGGCGGTTGATGGCCGTAGAGCTGCGGTGGTTGTTCCGAATGACCCTGACCTAATCGATATATTGGCGATGAACGGTGTCGATATATCGGTTTCAGAAGGGGAATCTGGTAATAATTTGTTTGGATTTATTGGTAATTTGTTGTTCCCTTTGTTAACATTGGGAGGGTTGTATTTCTTGTTTAACCGAGCCCAAGGTGGCCCAGGTGGGCCAGGAGGGCTCGGTGGACCAATGGATTTcggccgatcaaaatccaagtttcAGGAAGTTCCTGAAACCGGGGTCTCGTTTGCTGATGTGGCTGGAGCCGATCAGGCTAAAATTGAGTTGCAAGAAGTAGTGGACTTTTTGAAAAATCCGGATAAGTATACAGCTCTTGGAGCTAAAATCCCAAAAGGGTGCTTATTGGTCGGACCACCTGGAACCGGAAAGACCCTTTTGGCTCGAGCTGTGGCTGGAGAAGCTGGTGTGCCGTTTTTTTCGTGTGCTGCTTCTGAATTTGTTGAATTGTTTGTGGGTGTTGGTGCTTCTAGAGTTAGGGATTTGTTTGAAAAGGCGAAATCGAAAGCACCGtgtattgtgtttattgatgagatCGATGCAGTTGGGAGACAAAGAGGTGCAGGTATGGGAGGTGGTAATGATGAACGAGAGCAAACTATTAATCAGTTGTTGACTGAAATGGACGGGTTTTCGGGTAATTCGGGTGTTATAGTTTTGGCCGCTACTAACCGACCGGATGTTCTTGATTCGGCATTGTTGAGGCCAGGTAGATTCGATAGACAGGTTACTGTTGACCGCCCCGATGTTGCTGGTAGAGTTAAGATCCTTCAG GTGCACTCAAGGGGAAAGTCACTTGCAAAAGACGTAGATTTTGACAAAATCGCAAGAAGAACCCCTGGATTTACAGGTGCGGATCTTCAAAACCTAATGAACGAAGCAGCCATTCTTGCAGCAAGGCGTGAACTCAAGGAAATAAGCAAAGATGAAATAGCAGATGCTTTAGAAAGGATCATCGCCGGGCCTGAAAAGAAAAACGCTGTTGTTTCCGAAGAGAAAAAGAGGCTTGTCGCTTATCACG AAGCTGGTCATGCACTAGTTGGTGCACTTATGCCTGAGTATGATCCTGTTGCCAAGATATCTATCATTCCTCGTGGTCAAGCCGGTGGTCTGACCTTTTTCGCACCAAGTGAAGAACGGCTCGAATCTGGTTTGTATAGTAGAAGCTACCTTGAAAACCAAATGGCGGTGGCACTTGGTGGAAG GGTTGCTGAAGAGGTTATTTTTGGACGCGAAAATGTGACAACAGGAGCGTCTAATGACTTTATGCAAGTTTCGCGTGTGGCAAGGCAGATGGTAGAAAGGTTAGGCTTCAGTAAGAAAATCGGTCAAGTTGCAATAGGCGGAGGTGGCGGAAATCCGTTCTTGGGCCAACAG ATGTCATCCCAAAAGGATTACTCAATGGCAACAGCTGATATAGTAGATGCTGAGGTGAGGGTGCTAGTTGAGAAGGCATACGAAAGAGCTACGCAGATAATTACGTCACAAATCGATATCTTACACAAACTTGCTCAACTCCTTATCGAAAAAGAGACAGTAGACGGTGAAGAGTTCATGAGCCTCTTCATCGATGGCAAGGCGGAACTCTATATTCAGTAG